From a region of the Archocentrus centrarchus isolate MPI-CPG fArcCen1 chromosome 18, fArcCen1, whole genome shotgun sequence genome:
- the LOC115797043 gene encoding C-type mannose receptor 2-like: MQWSLFLLILMGQCFFFMCRLYEYHFVKEQKTWGEAQKYCREKYTDLAKMFDMVDVRRLCNSTQNQGEAWIGLNNNTGGNRTWHWSLPGVKYTENNSSWNLSGRTNEELQGNCVRNRDKWARVACNKTMWFICYNATTENNITLHLIELFVNWTQAQSYCRYNHTDLASGPDQAESKEMEDLMNLGPKSVWIGLFRDSWRWSDGSDFNFRLWDMELFNDGQSSSKCAMTLLNRSGRWSSDECNKTKPFFCYDDKVILITENKTWEEALYYCRENYRDLVSITNPQEQGWVQEKVNNASTPFVWLGLRYTCTLGFWFWVTDEVVEYKNWNSAGINDDCDMSGAMDSGGDHRWFRKLDNNKFNFLCSKN, encoded by the exons ATGCAGTGGAGTCTGTTTCTGCTGATTCTGATGG gtcagtgtttcttcttcatgtgtCGCCTGTATGAGTACCACTTTGTTAAAGAACAGAAGACCTGGGGAGAAGCACAGAAATACTGCAGAGAGAAGTACACAGACCTGGCCAAAATGTTTGACATGGTGGACGTGAGAAGACTCTGTAACTCCACACAGAATCAAGGAGAAGCCTGGATTGGactgaacaacaacacaggAGGAAACAGGACGTGGCACTGGTCTCTGCCAGGAGTGAAATACACTGAGAATAACAGCAGTTGGAATCTGAGTGGAAGAACTAATGAAGAACTTCAGGGGAACTGTGTGAGGAACAGGGACAAGTGGGCACGTGTTGCATGTAATAAAACTATGTGGTTCATCTGCTATAATG CAACTACAGAAAACAACATAACATTACATTTGATAGAGCTGTTTGTGAACTGGACACAGGCTCAAAGCTACTGCAGATACAATCACACTGACCTGGCCAGTGGACCTGATCAGGCAGAAAGTAAAGAAATGGAGGACCTGATGAACCTTGGTCCAAAGAGTGTCTGGATCGGCCTGTTCAGAGACAGCTGGAGGTGGTCAGATGGGAGTGATTTCAATTTCAGACTCTGGGATATGGAGTTATTTAATGATggacaaagcagcagcaaatGTGCTATGACTCTGTTAAACAGATCAGGAAGATGGAGCTCTGATGAATGTAACAAGACAAAACCCTTCTTCTGTTATGatg ATAAAGTGATCCTGATCACAGAAAATAAGACCTGGGAGGAGGCCTTGTACTACTGCAGAGAGAACTACCGTGACCTGGTTTCCATCACAAACCCTCAAGAGCAAGGATGGGTCCAGGAAAAGGTCAATAATGCTTCAACTCCTTTTGTGTGGTTGGGGCTGCGCTACACCTGCACTCTGGGTTTCTGGTTCTGGGTCACTGATGAGGTGGTTGAATATAAAAACTGGAACTCTGCTGGAATAAATGATGACTGTGACATGTCTGGAGCCATGGACAGTGGAGGAGACCATAGGTGGTTCAGAAAGcttgataataataaattcaaTTTCCTCTGTTCTAAAAATTAA